The Enterobacter kobei genome has a segment encoding these proteins:
- a CDS encoding fimbrial protein — MNILRTAALAATVISSNIFAADSVNVSVTGNIIAAPCIFNGGNASLNINLGNIQASNMATPGSSSDPVPFNLLFTQCPTGTRSVTVSFTGTPDPDAGADYYMNSGSATHVAIAMSEAATGVLKGTGASLTQPVSADRTATIAMLASVRSFTGGATPGSISAVVVMTMQYN, encoded by the coding sequence ATGAATATTTTGCGCACGGCCGCGCTCGCCGCCACAGTAATAAGCAGCAATATCTTTGCGGCGGACAGCGTTAATGTCAGCGTTACCGGCAATATTATTGCCGCTCCGTGTATATTCAATGGAGGGAATGCCAGTCTGAATATTAATCTTGGCAATATACAGGCATCAAATATGGCTACGCCGGGATCTTCATCCGATCCTGTGCCCTTTAACCTGTTATTTACCCAGTGCCCGACGGGGACGCGCAGCGTGACGGTCTCCTTTACCGGCACTCCCGATCCGGATGCGGGAGCGGATTATTACATGAACAGCGGTTCGGCCACGCACGTTGCGATTGCGATGAGTGAGGCCGCGACAGGCGTGCTGAAAGGAACGGGTGCAAGCCTCACTCAACCTGTTTCAGCAGACAGAACGGCAACGATAGCCATGCTGGCATCGGTCAGATCCTTCACCGGCGGTGCGACGCCGGGGAGCATCAGTGCCGTCGTGGTCATGACGATGCAGTACAACTGA
- a CDS encoding helix-turn-helix transcriptional regulator, with protein sequence MLNIVIKETDAFFRAGLQCFLEDFFFHNFKHLLHFDGELSHENVSAADIIFLSLCQGETLTCYPELQARKKGIVVGLVDDEHRFSTYPSCFQDMIFISRRASLDRITEALFIAWYRTQLSSFHWRKRSCSECQHKILSPQQIRVMVSFYKGLSVGQIANKLKTSDKTIFTHKYLLMQKFNLRSDFELVALIHRMVEKNTPGNRLRDYLTHHHG encoded by the coding sequence ATGCTGAATATTGTGATTAAAGAGACCGACGCATTTTTCAGAGCGGGATTGCAGTGTTTTCTTGAGGATTTCTTCTTTCATAATTTCAAACATCTGCTTCACTTTGACGGCGAACTTTCTCATGAAAATGTCAGTGCCGCCGATATTATTTTTCTCTCTTTATGTCAGGGGGAAACCCTGACCTGTTATCCCGAATTACAGGCGCGGAAAAAAGGAATTGTGGTTGGGCTGGTGGATGATGAACACCGTTTCTCAACATATCCGTCCTGTTTTCAGGATATGATTTTTATCTCGCGCCGCGCGTCGCTGGACAGGATCACCGAGGCGCTGTTTATCGCATGGTACCGCACACAGCTCTCAAGTTTTCACTGGAGGAAGAGAAGCTGCAGCGAATGCCAGCATAAAATATTATCGCCACAGCAAATTCGCGTTATGGTAAGTTTTTACAAAGGATTATCGGTAGGGCAGATCGCGAATAAGCTTAAAACAAGTGATAAAACTATTTTTACCCATAAATATTTGCTGATGCAAAAATTCAACCTGCGCAGTGATTTTGAGCTGGTGGCTTTGATTCACAGGATGGTGGAGAAGAATACCCCTGGAAACCGGTTGCGAGACTATCTGACTCACCATCATGGTTAA
- the fdhF gene encoding formate dehydrogenase subunit alpha — translation MKKIASVCPYCGAGCKLNLVVENNRILRAEAAEGVTNQGTLCLKGFYGWDFLNDTRLLTPRLTQPMIRYHKGEVFTPVTWEEAIRYTAHKLSSIKAQFGPRAIMTTGSSRGTGNETNYVMQKFARAVLNTNNVDCCARVCHGPSVAGLQETLGNGAMSNSINDIENSKCLLVFGYNCADSHPIVARRVLKARENGAKIIVCDPRRIETARIADQHLQLKNGSNMALVNAFGYVLLEEELYDKNYVARFTEGLEAYRQTVKEYAPERVEHLTGIPASDVRQAMRTFAAAPSATVMWGMGVTQFGQAVDVVKGLSSLALLTGNLGRPAVGVGPVRGQNNVQGACDMGVLPNMFPGYQDVTDPAVRQKFADAWGIDVNKMDDRVGTRITEVPHLALEGKVKAYFIMGEDPLQTEADLGLVRSGFDALDFVVVQDIFMTKTAEVADVLLPATSWGEHGGVFTCADRGFQRFGQAIQASGNVKRDWEIISLLATEMGYPMHYDDNQQIWDEMRALCPLFYGVTYEKMGEMGHVQWPCPTLDHPGTPYLYKDNQFDTPTGKGQLFAAPWRAPAETPDDDYPLVLCTVREVGHYSCRSMTGNCAALQSLADEPGRVQMHPADADKLGIRDGQLVWVRSRRGKVITRASISERINAGAVYMTYQWWIGACNELTQDNLDPVSKTPETKYCAVTLEAIEDQRWAEDFAASSYQTMKTRLINAVNV, via the coding sequence ATGAAAAAAATCGCCAGCGTCTGCCCTTACTGTGGTGCAGGCTGCAAATTAAACCTTGTTGTTGAAAATAACCGTATCCTCCGCGCCGAAGCGGCAGAGGGGGTCACAAACCAGGGGACCTTGTGCCTGAAAGGATTTTACGGCTGGGACTTCCTCAACGACACCCGTCTGCTCACTCCCCGCCTGACCCAACCGATGATCCGTTATCATAAGGGAGAGGTATTCACCCCCGTAACCTGGGAAGAGGCTATCCGCTACACCGCCCACAAGCTCAGCAGTATCAAAGCGCAATTCGGTCCGCGCGCGATCATGACCACCGGTTCATCACGCGGCACCGGTAATGAAACCAACTACGTGATGCAAAAATTTGCCCGTGCGGTGTTGAACACGAACAACGTAGACTGCTGTGCGCGCGTTTGTCACGGCCCTTCCGTGGCCGGTTTACAAGAGACACTTGGCAACGGCGCAATGAGTAATTCAATCAACGATATTGAAAACTCAAAATGTCTGCTGGTATTTGGCTACAACTGCGCAGACTCCCACCCTATCGTCGCCCGTCGCGTGCTGAAAGCCCGGGAAAACGGTGCAAAAATCATCGTCTGCGATCCGCGCCGCATCGAAACGGCGCGCATTGCCGACCAGCATCTGCAGTTGAAAAACGGCAGTAACATGGCGCTGGTCAACGCTTTTGGCTATGTGCTGCTGGAAGAGGAGCTGTACGACAAAAACTACGTCGCACGCTTTACTGAAGGGCTTGAAGCCTATCGGCAGACGGTCAAAGAGTATGCCCCAGAGCGGGTTGAACACCTCACCGGCATTCCCGCCAGTGATGTTCGTCAGGCAATGCGTACGTTCGCGGCGGCCCCTTCCGCCACCGTGATGTGGGGAATGGGCGTGACCCAGTTTGGTCAGGCTGTGGATGTGGTTAAAGGACTTTCCAGCCTGGCGTTGCTGACCGGCAACCTCGGCCGTCCTGCCGTCGGCGTCGGTCCCGTGCGTGGACAAAACAATGTTCAGGGTGCCTGTGACATGGGCGTGCTGCCGAATATGTTCCCCGGCTATCAGGATGTGACCGATCCCGCCGTCAGACAGAAGTTCGCCGATGCCTGGGGAATTGACGTCAACAAGATGGACGATCGCGTCGGGACGCGCATTACCGAAGTGCCTCACCTGGCGCTGGAAGGCAAGGTCAAAGCCTATTTCATCATGGGGGAAGATCCGCTCCAGACGGAAGCCGATCTCGGCCTGGTCCGCAGCGGTTTTGACGCTCTCGATTTTGTCGTGGTTCAGGACATCTTTATGACCAAAACGGCGGAAGTGGCTGACGTGCTGCTCCCTGCCACCTCCTGGGGGGAACACGGCGGCGTCTTTACCTGTGCCGACCGGGGGTTCCAGCGTTTTGGCCAGGCCATTCAGGCCAGCGGCAACGTTAAGCGTGACTGGGAGATCATCAGCCTGCTCGCCACCGAAATGGGCTATCCGATGCACTACGACGATAACCAGCAGATCTGGGACGAGATGCGCGCGTTGTGCCCTCTTTTCTATGGCGTGACCTATGAAAAAATGGGCGAAATGGGCCACGTGCAGTGGCCGTGCCCGACGCTGGATCATCCGGGAACGCCATACCTGTACAAAGACAATCAATTCGACACCCCAACCGGCAAGGGGCAGCTCTTTGCTGCACCGTGGCGCGCACCGGCAGAAACCCCTGATGATGACTACCCTCTTGTGCTCTGCACGGTGCGTGAAGTGGGACATTATTCGTGCCGATCAATGACCGGGAACTGCGCCGCGCTGCAAAGCCTGGCCGACGAACCTGGCCGGGTACAGATGCATCCAGCCGATGCGGATAAGCTGGGCATCCGTGACGGCCAGCTGGTGTGGGTTCGTTCACGCAGGGGCAAGGTCATCACCCGCGCCAGCATCAGTGAGCGTATCAACGCCGGTGCGGTCTATATGACCTACCAGTGGTGGATTGGCGCCTGCAACGAGTTAACGCAGGACAACCTTGACCCTGTCTCTAAAACGCCGGAAACCAAGTACTGCGCGGTAACGCTGGAAGCCATTGAGGACCAGCGCTGGGCGGAGGATTTTGCGGCATCGTCTTACCAGACGATGAAAACGCGGTTGATCAATGCCGTGAACGTGTAA